A region of Streptomyces sp. WMMC500 DNA encodes the following proteins:
- a CDS encoding cation diffusion facilitator family transporter: MAAGGGTKAILAALCANLSIAVAKFVAWAFSGSSSMIAEAVHSLADSGNQALLLLGGKRAKRAATKEHPFGYGRERYVYAFLVSIVLFTVGGLFAVYEGYHKIEDPHEIDHWYWPVGVLVFAIIAEIFSFRTAIKESNQVRGSQTWWQFIRRSKAPELPVVLLEDLGALVGLILALLGVGVALATGDGVWDGVGTVCIGALLLIIAVILAVETKSLLLGEGASEADVEAIATALVDGQAVTQVIHLKTLYIGPDELLVAAKIAVQHDDTAGEVARAIDAAESRVREAVPVARMIYLEPDIARAKTDT; encoded by the coding sequence ATGGCTGCAGGCGGCGGTACGAAGGCGATCCTCGCGGCGCTCTGCGCCAACCTGTCGATCGCCGTTGCGAAGTTCGTGGCATGGGCCTTCAGCGGCTCGTCCTCCATGATCGCCGAGGCCGTGCACTCGCTCGCCGACTCCGGCAACCAGGCGCTGCTCCTCCTCGGCGGCAAGCGCGCCAAGCGGGCCGCCACGAAGGAACACCCCTTCGGCTACGGCCGCGAGAGGTACGTCTACGCGTTCCTCGTCTCCATCGTGCTCTTCACGGTCGGCGGCCTCTTCGCCGTCTACGAGGGCTATCACAAGATCGAGGACCCGCACGAGATCGACCACTGGTACTGGCCGGTGGGCGTCCTCGTCTTCGCGATCATCGCGGAGATCTTCTCCTTCCGCACCGCCATCAAGGAGTCCAACCAGGTACGGGGCAGCCAGACCTGGTGGCAGTTCATCCGCCGCTCCAAGGCGCCCGAGCTGCCCGTGGTGCTGCTGGAGGACCTCGGCGCGCTCGTCGGCCTGATCCTGGCACTCCTCGGCGTCGGCGTCGCCCTCGCCACCGGCGACGGCGTCTGGGACGGCGTCGGCACCGTGTGCATCGGCGCCCTGCTGCTGATCATCGCCGTCATCTTGGCCGTCGAGACCAAGAGCCTCCTCCTCGGCGAGGGCGCCAGCGAGGCCGACGTCGAGGCCATCGCCACCGCGCTCGTCGACGGCCAGGCCGTCACCCAGGTCATCCACCTCAAGACCCTCTACATCGGCCCGGACGAGCTGCTTGTCGCCGCGAAGATCGCGGTGCAGCACGACGACACCGCGGGCGAGGTGGCGCGCGCCATCGACGCCGCGGAGTCCCGGGTGCGCGAAGCGGTGCCGGTGGCGAGGATGATCTACCTGGAGCCGGACATCGCCCGCGCGAAGACGGACACGTAA
- the ahcY gene encoding adenosylhomocysteinase codes for MTSTTTATSPDFKVADLSLADFGRKEIQLAEHEMPGLMAIRKEYAEARPLAGARITGSLHMTVQTAVLIETLAALGADVRWASCNIFSTQDHAAAAVAVGPDGTPDAPSGIPVFAWKGETLEEYWWCTEQALTWPGTDTGGPNMILDDGGDATLLVHKGVEFEKDGKVPSPDTAESDEERVILQLLTRTVAETPQKWTQLASEIRGVTEETTTGVHRLYEMHEAGTLLFPAINVNDSVTKSKFDNKYGCRHSLVDGINRATDVLIGGKVAVICGYGDVGKGCAESLRGQGARVVITEIDPICALQAAMDGYQVARLEDVVETADIFVTATGNKDIILASHMARMKHQAIVGNIGHFDNEIDMAGLAELPGVVKDEVKPQVHTWTFPDGKVLIVLSEGRLLNLGNATGHPSFVMSNSFANQTIAQIELFTKTSEYPTGVYVLPKHLDEKVARLHLDALGVRLTELRPEQASYIGVKVEGPYKPDHYRY; via the coding sequence GTGACTTCCACGACCACCGCCACGAGCCCGGACTTCAAGGTCGCCGACCTGTCCCTGGCCGACTTCGGCCGCAAGGAGATCCAGCTCGCCGAGCACGAGATGCCCGGCCTCATGGCCATCCGCAAGGAGTACGCCGAGGCCCGGCCGCTCGCCGGCGCCCGCATCACCGGCTCGCTCCACATGACCGTGCAGACCGCGGTCCTCATCGAGACCCTGGCCGCACTCGGCGCCGACGTCCGCTGGGCGTCCTGCAACATCTTCTCCACCCAGGACCACGCCGCCGCAGCCGTCGCGGTCGGCCCCGACGGCACCCCGGACGCCCCCAGCGGCATCCCCGTCTTCGCCTGGAAGGGCGAGACCCTGGAGGAGTACTGGTGGTGCACGGAGCAGGCCCTGACCTGGCCCGGCACCGACACCGGCGGCCCGAACATGATCCTCGACGACGGCGGCGACGCCACCCTCCTCGTCCACAAGGGCGTCGAGTTCGAGAAGGACGGCAAGGTCCCCTCGCCCGACACCGCGGAGAGCGACGAGGAGCGCGTCATCCTCCAGCTCCTCACCCGCACCGTCGCCGAGACCCCGCAGAAGTGGACCCAGCTCGCCTCCGAGATCCGCGGCGTGACGGAGGAGACCACCACCGGCGTCCACCGGCTCTACGAGATGCACGAGGCCGGCACGCTGCTCTTCCCGGCCATCAACGTCAACGACTCGGTGACCAAGTCGAAGTTCGACAACAAGTACGGCTGCCGCCACTCCCTCGTCGACGGCATCAACCGCGCCACCGACGTCCTCATCGGCGGCAAGGTCGCGGTCATCTGCGGCTACGGCGACGTCGGCAAGGGCTGCGCCGAGTCCCTGCGCGGCCAGGGCGCGCGGGTCGTCATCACCGAGATCGACCCGATCTGCGCCCTCCAGGCGGCCATGGACGGCTACCAGGTGGCGCGGCTGGAGGACGTCGTCGAGACGGCCGACATCTTCGTCACCGCCACCGGCAACAAGGACATCATCCTCGCCTCGCACATGGCGCGGATGAAGCACCAGGCGATCGTCGGCAACATCGGCCACTTCGACAACGAGATCGACATGGCCGGCCTCGCCGAACTGCCCGGCGTCGTCAAGGACGAGGTCAAGCCGCAGGTGCACACCTGGACCTTCCCCGACGGCAAGGTCCTCATCGTCCTGTCCGAGGGCCGCCTGCTGAACCTCGGCAACGCGACGGGCCACCCGTCGTTCGTCATGTCCAACTCCTTCGCGAACCAGACGATCGCGCAGATCGAGCTGTTCACGAAGACCTCCGAGTACCCGACCGGCGTCTACGTGCTGCCCAAGCACCTCGACGAGAAGGTCGCCCGCCTCCACCTCGACGCCCTCGGCGTCCGGCTCACCGAACTCCGGCCGGAGCAGGCGTCGTACATCGGCGTCAAGGTCGAGGGCCCGTACAAGCCGGACCACTACCGGTACTGA
- the mtnA gene encoding S-methyl-5-thioribose-1-phosphate isomerase: MAEEIAALRWDEPSDDGGAPAVVLLDQTRLPADEVELVCGDVPALVRAIQTLAVRGAPLLGIAGAYGVALAAARGDDVDQAADLLAGARPTAVNLAYGVRKAQSAFRTSVEAGEGAVRAAGAALAEARGLHADDARASARMAEHGLRLLGELVPRGGYRVLTHCNTGALVSGGGGTALAVVLAAHRSGELRRLWVDETRPLLQGARLTAYEAGRAGMPYTLLTDNAAGSLFANGEVDAVVLGADRIAADGSVANKVGTYPLAVLARYHRVPFLVVAPTTTVDFDTPDGSAIEVEQRAEGEVTEFSVPHAAGSGPGQAAAAYAVAPAGTQAYNPAFDVTPPELVTALVTERGVASPVTGDSLAELVVR, encoded by the coding sequence ATGGCCGAGGAGATTGCCGCGCTGCGTTGGGATGAGCCGTCGGACGACGGGGGCGCCCCCGCGGTTGTTCTGCTGGATCAGACGCGACTGCCCGCCGACGAAGTGGAGTTGGTGTGTGGCGACGTGCCGGCGTTGGTGCGGGCGATCCAGACGCTTGCCGTGCGGGGAGCCCCGTTGCTCGGTATTGCGGGGGCGTACGGCGTCGCTTTGGCGGCGGCGCGCGGGGACGACGTCGACCAGGCCGCCGACCTGCTCGCCGGCGCGCGGCCGACCGCCGTGAATCTGGCGTACGGCGTGCGGAAGGCGCAGAGCGCCTTTCGTACCTCCGTGGAGGCCGGTGAGGGCGCTGTCCGGGCCGCCGGTGCCGCGCTTGCCGAGGCGCGGGGGTTGCACGCGGACGACGCCCGGGCCAGCGCGCGGATGGCGGAGCACGGGCTGCGGCTGCTCGGCGAGCTGGTACCCCGCGGTGGTTATCGGGTGCTCACCCACTGCAACACCGGGGCGCTGGTGTCCGGCGGCGGGGGTACGGCGCTGGCCGTGGTGCTGGCGGCGCACCGGTCCGGGGAGCTGCGGCGGCTGTGGGTGGACGAGACCCGCCCGCTGCTGCAGGGGGCCCGGCTGACCGCGTACGAGGCGGGGCGGGCCGGCATGCCGTACACGCTGCTGACGGACAACGCGGCCGGGTCGCTTTTTGCGAACGGGGAGGTCGACGCGGTGGTCCTGGGCGCGGACCGGATTGCGGCGGACGGGTCGGTGGCCAACAAAGTGGGGACGTACCCGCTGGCGGTGCTCGCCCGCTACCATCGGGTTCCGTTCCTCGTCGTCGCGCCGACGACGACGGTGGACTTCGATACGCCGGACGGCTCTGCCATCGAGGTGGAGCAGCGGGCCGAGGGCGAGGTCACGGAGTTCTCCGTGCCGCACGCCGCCGGCTCCGGTCCGGGGCAGGCCGCGGCGGCGTATGCGGTCGCACCTGCGGGGACGCAGGCGTACAACCCGGCGTTCGACGTCACCCCGCCGGAGCTGGTGACGGCTCTGGTCACGGAGCGTGGGGTGGCCTCGCCGGTGACGGGGGATTCGCTCGCGGAGCTGGTTGTGCGTTGA
- the mtrA gene encoding two-component system response regulator MtrA: MKGRVLVVDDDTALAEMLGIVLRGEGFEPSFVSDGDKALAAFRESKPDLVLLDLMLPGRDGIEVCRLIRAESGVPIVMLTAKSDTVDVVVGLESGADDYIVKPFKPKELVARIRARLRRSEEPVPEQLAIGDLVIDVAGHSVKRGGEPIALTPLEFDLLVALARKPWQVFTREVLLEQVWGYRHAADTRLVNVHVQRLRSKVEKDPEKPEIVVTVRGVGYKAGPS; this comes from the coding sequence ATGAAGGGACGCGTTCTCGTCGTCGACGACGACACCGCACTGGCCGAGATGCTCGGCATCGTGCTGCGCGGGGAAGGCTTCGAGCCGTCATTCGTATCCGACGGTGACAAGGCGCTTGCCGCGTTTCGCGAGTCGAAGCCCGACCTGGTGCTTCTCGACCTCATGCTGCCCGGCCGGGACGGTATCGAGGTCTGCCGCCTGATCAGGGCGGAGTCAGGTGTGCCGATCGTCATGCTGACGGCGAAGAGCGACACCGTGGATGTCGTCGTGGGCCTGGAATCCGGGGCCGACGACTACATCGTCAAGCCGTTCAAGCCCAAGGAGCTGGTGGCCCGTATCCGGGCCCGGCTGCGCCGGTCGGAGGAGCCGGTACCCGAGCAGTTGGCGATCGGCGATCTGGTGATCGACGTCGCCGGGCATTCGGTGAAGCGCGGCGGTGAGCCGATCGCGCTGACGCCGCTGGAATTCGATCTGCTGGTGGCGCTGGCGCGCAAGCCGTGGCAGGTCTTCACGCGCGAGGTGCTGCTGGAGCAGGTCTGGGGCTATCGGCACGCCGCCGACACGCGTCTCGTCAACGTCCACGTGCAGCGGCTGCGCTCGAAAGTCGAGAAGGACCCGGAGAAGCCGGAGATCGTCGTGACCGTCCGCGGCGTCGGCTACAAGGCGGGACCGAGCTGA
- the mtrB gene encoding MtrAB system histidine kinase MtrB, which produces MFRVLPREGVPGGPVQPFVRLCVRWVRRPLRAATKLYRRNIQLRVVATTLLMSLGVVVLLGIVVIGQVRNGLLEAKLGAAHGQAQSGFAQAEIRGASEEPGSGGEATASVNSAEWRAALVEQLMGSGQGVVSVLVMSSSVSNEATGATDNPRGSLVSDDTSVDSIPADLREKVDRGGGSGIYEQYARVWKRGSDESEPSLIIGKRLNDPNNNPYQLYFVFPFTQEEKTLSLVKGTLATAGVFVVVLLGAIAWLVVRQIVTPVRMAASIAERLAAGRLQERMKVSGEDDIARLGQSFNKMAQNLQVKIQQLEDLSRMQRRFVSDVSHELRTPLTTVRMAADVIHEAREDFDPVTARSAELLLDQVDRFESLLSDLLEISRFDAGAAALDAEAVDLREIVRRVVGGAQMLADAKGGRLLVTGDERPVIAEVDARRVERVLRNLVVNAVEHGEGRDVVVRLGASESAVAVAVRDYGVGLKPGEATRVFNRFWRADPARARTTGGTGLGLSISLEDARLHGGWLQAWGEPGGGSQFRLTLPRTGGEPLHGSPVSLEPDDSRARRAARTVREPGAVSVAPAGGSAGGELLGTVPAQGGRGTAAAARAAAPRPAERPEADPTALPGSGRRVSGYAGAADEAPGAEGEDEPVSGSEGASEGVPEGGEGSGEVPSEVGGEGERGGRV; this is translated from the coding sequence GTGTTCCGCGTGCTGCCGCGGGAGGGCGTGCCCGGCGGGCCGGTGCAGCCGTTCGTCCGGCTGTGCGTGCGCTGGGTACGCCGTCCGTTGCGCGCGGCGACGAAGCTGTACCGGCGGAACATCCAGTTGCGGGTGGTCGCCACCACGCTGCTGATGTCCCTGGGCGTCGTCGTGCTGCTCGGCATCGTCGTCATCGGGCAGGTCCGTAACGGCCTGCTGGAGGCGAAGCTCGGTGCCGCGCACGGGCAGGCGCAGAGCGGCTTCGCGCAGGCGGAGATCCGGGGTGCTTCGGAGGAGCCCGGCAGCGGCGGCGAGGCCACGGCGTCCGTGAACTCCGCGGAGTGGCGGGCGGCCCTGGTGGAGCAGCTCATGGGCAGCGGGCAGGGGGTCGTGTCCGTCCTGGTGATGAGCTCCAGCGTGAGCAACGAGGCCACCGGCGCGACCGACAATCCGCGCGGCTCGCTCGTCTCGGACGACACGTCGGTGGACAGCATCCCGGCCGATCTGCGCGAGAAGGTCGACCGCGGCGGCGGCTCGGGGATCTACGAGCAGTACGCGCGCGTCTGGAAGCGCGGCTCGGACGAGAGCGAGCCCTCGCTGATCATCGGCAAGCGGCTGAACGACCCGAACAACAACCCTTACCAGCTCTACTTCGTGTTTCCCTTCACGCAGGAGGAGAAGACGCTGAGCCTGGTGAAGGGCACCCTGGCGACCGCGGGGGTGTTCGTGGTGGTGCTGCTCGGCGCCATCGCCTGGCTTGTCGTCCGCCAGATCGTCACGCCCGTGCGGATGGCCGCCAGCATCGCCGAGCGGCTGGCGGCCGGGCGGTTGCAGGAGCGGATGAAGGTCAGCGGCGAGGACGACATCGCGCGGCTCGGCCAGTCGTTCAACAAGATGGCGCAGAACCTCCAGGTGAAGATCCAGCAGCTCGAGGATCTGTCGCGGATGCAGCGCCGCTTCGTCTCCGACGTCTCGCACGAGCTGCGCACCCCGCTGACGACGGTGCGGATGGCCGCGGACGTGATCCACGAGGCGCGCGAGGACTTCGATCCGGTGACCGCGCGCTCCGCCGAGCTGCTGCTCGACCAGGTGGACCGGTTCGAGTCGCTGCTCTCCGACCTCCTGGAGATCAGCCGCTTCGACGCGGGCGCCGCGGCGCTGGACGCCGAGGCCGTCGACCTGCGGGAGATCGTGCGGCGCGTCGTGGGCGGTGCGCAGATGCTGGCGGACGCCAAGGGCGGGCGGCTGCTCGTCACGGGCGACGAGCGGCCGGTGATCGCGGAGGTCGACGCGCGGCGGGTGGAGCGGGTGCTGCGCAACCTGGTCGTCAACGCCGTGGAGCACGGCGAGGGCCGCGATGTCGTCGTACGTCTCGGGGCGTCGGAGAGCGCGGTGGCGGTGGCCGTGCGCGACTACGGCGTGGGGCTGAAGCCCGGCGAGGCGACGCGGGTGTTCAACCGCTTCTGGCGCGCCGATCCGGCCCGTGCCCGTACCACGGGAGGGACCGGGCTGGGGCTGTCGATCTCGCTGGAGGACGCCCGGCTGCACGGCGGCTGGCTGCAGGCGTGGGGTGAGCCGGGCGGCGGCTCGCAGTTCCGGCTGACGCTGCCGCGGACGGGCGGGGAGCCGCTGCACGGCTCGCCGGTGTCGCTGGAGCCGGACGACTCGCGGGCGCGGCGGGCGGCGCGGACGGTGCGGGAGCCGGGTGCGGTGAGCGTGGCGCCGGCCGGTGGTTCGGCCGGCGGTGAGCTGCTGGGGACCGTACCGGCGCAGGGCGGGCGGGGAACGGCCGCCGCCGCGCGGGCGGCGGCGCCACGGCCCGCGGAGCGGCCGGAGGCGGACCCGACGGCGCTGCCGGGCAGCGGGCGGCGGGTCAGCGGCTATGCGGGGGCGGCGGACGAGGCGCCGGGTGCCGAGGGCGAGGATGAGCCCGTCAGCGGGTCTGAGGGCGCTTCTGAGGGCGTCCCGGAGGGGGGCGAGGGCAGCGGTGAGGTCCCTAGTGAGGTCGGCGGCGAGGGGGAGCGCGGTGGTCGCGTCTAG
- a CDS encoding LpqB family beta-propeller domain-containing protein: MVASRRTGKTAAVRGRVRRAAARTPGPYRRRPPARARRYATAALLGGFLLLTGCASMPDSGGVHQVPLSEQREEPRARTFAERPEPGARPQRIVSDFLEALRSDDYATVAKAYLTKKARTWTPGETTVLAEAPTVVERPTAGPKPVNGSKMTTAVVQLRGDKVAWLNEAGTYTPDERPYSLNVALSKEKKSGQWRIVDPPRGLVISRADFERTFQPASTYHFTARSKDTLVADPVYVRRRIDPVTDAVRTLLDGPGGLIGSVTETTFPQRTALAQNQRLTVDEEGTLRVRLAMETRPGLHTCERMAAQVLHTAQSQEGVRVDNVELLTARDTRMCDLSATAGERYAPDRLAGHPSSLYFIDAKHRLVRTSSGPEGGEAGPATVISPLGDGKPAFGSAAVARSEKKAAAVTATGRALYVSSLDESSKLGEPLLTSGATEAQAERGDGLTAPSWDGLGDLWAADRVGGESRLYWMAGGAAEPVRVDVTGLDGRIEALRVSAEGARIALVVSEGSESRLVLGTVSVKDGVPVVAQLRDTGALEEVRAVAWAGESRLLVVGRESQGVQQMRLVSTDGSVPPAAELGQGLTGVTAVAASEDGTKPLVAASEDGIVRLPQNAYWKAVSGGEGGTAPVYPG, encoded by the coding sequence GTGGTCGCGTCTAGGCGTACGGGAAAGACGGCGGCGGTACGCGGGCGGGTGCGCCGGGCGGCGGCCCGTACCCCGGGTCCGTACCGGCGCCGGCCTCCGGCCCGTGCGCGTCGGTACGCCACCGCCGCGCTGCTCGGCGGCTTCCTGCTCCTCACCGGCTGCGCGTCCATGCCCGACAGCGGGGGCGTGCACCAGGTGCCGCTGTCGGAGCAGCGTGAGGAGCCGCGCGCGCGTACGTTCGCGGAGCGGCCGGAGCCGGGGGCCAGGCCGCAGCGCATCGTGTCGGACTTCCTGGAGGCTCTGCGCAGCGACGACTACGCCACCGTCGCCAAGGCGTATCTGACCAAGAAGGCGCGCACGTGGACTCCCGGCGAGACGACGGTGCTCGCCGAGGCGCCCACGGTGGTGGAGCGCCCGACGGCGGGGCCGAAGCCGGTGAACGGCAGCAAGATGACCACGGCCGTCGTCCAACTGCGCGGCGACAAGGTCGCCTGGCTCAACGAGGCGGGCACGTACACGCCGGACGAGCGCCCGTACAGCCTGAACGTCGCGCTGTCGAAGGAGAAGAAGTCCGGCCAGTGGCGGATCGTGGACCCGCCGCGGGGGCTGGTGATCAGCCGGGCGGACTTCGAGCGGACCTTCCAGCCGGCGAGCACGTACCACTTCACGGCGCGCAGCAAGGACACGCTGGTGGCCGACCCCGTGTACGTACGGCGGCGGATCGACCCCGTGACGGACGCGGTGCGCACGCTGCTCGACGGGCCGGGCGGGCTGATCGGGTCGGTGACGGAGACGACGTTCCCGCAGCGCACCGCGCTGGCGCAGAACCAGCGGCTGACGGTCGACGAGGAGGGCACGCTGCGGGTGCGGCTCGCGATGGAGACGAGACCGGGGCTGCACACGTGCGAGCGGATGGCGGCGCAGGTCCTGCACACCGCGCAGAGCCAGGAGGGCGTGCGGGTCGACAACGTGGAGTTGCTGACGGCCAGGGACACCAGGATGTGCGACCTCAGCGCCACGGCGGGCGAGCGGTACGCGCCGGACCGGCTGGCCGGCCATCCCTCCTCGCTGTACTTCATCGACGCCAAGCACCGGCTGGTGCGGACCTCGTCGGGGCCGGAGGGGGGCGAGGCCGGGCCGGCGACGGTGATCAGCCCGCTCGGGGACGGCAAGCCGGCGTTCGGGTCGGCGGCGGTGGCCCGTTCGGAGAAGAAGGCGGCCGCCGTCACGGCCACGGGACGCGCGCTGTACGTGTCGTCGCTGGACGAGTCCTCGAAGCTGGGGGAGCCGCTGCTGACCAGCGGTGCCACCGAGGCGCAGGCCGAGCGGGGCGACGGGCTCACGGCGCCGAGCTGGGACGGGCTCGGCGACCTGTGGGCGGCGGACCGGGTCGGCGGGGAGTCGCGGCTGTACTGGATGGCGGGCGGCGCCGCGGAGCCGGTGCGCGTGGACGTCACGGGTCTTGACGGGCGGATCGAGGCGCTGCGGGTGTCGGCGGAGGGGGCGCGGATCGCGCTGGTCGTCAGCGAGGGGTCGGAGAGCCGGCTGGTGCTGGGGACGGTCTCGGTGAAGGACGGCGTACCGGTGGTGGCGCAGTTGCGCGACACGGGGGCGCTGGAGGAGGTGCGGGCCGTGGCGTGGGCGGGCGAGAGCCGGCTGCTGGTCGTGGGCCGGGAGTCCCAGGGCGTGCAGCAGATGCGGCTGGTGTCGACGGACGGGTCGGTGCCGCCGGCGGCGGAGCTGGGGCAGGGGCTGACCGGGGTGACGGCGGTGGCGGCGTCGGAGGACGGTACGAAGCCGCTGG